One genomic region from Neisseria weaveri encodes:
- the hisH gene encoding imidazole glycerol phosphate synthase subunit HisH — MKVAIVDYGMGNLHSVYKSVCAAQKLADVQAEIVLTDQPDVVFAADKIIFPGQGAMPDCMGALKRSGLGEAVSDGLKNKPFFGICVGAQLLFEHSEEGDTPGLGWFEGEVKRFASDMSDADGNKLKVPHMGWNNVRQKQSHPLFKDIDDNTRFYFVHSYYFSPKDSNIILGTSEYPHEFACIVGKENVFATQFHTEKSHDGGLLLLRNFLHWNG; from the coding sequence ATGAAAGTAGCTATTGTCGATTACGGTATGGGTAATCTGCATTCTGTTTATAAATCGGTATGTGCCGCACAAAAGCTGGCGGACGTGCAGGCTGAGATTGTTTTGACCGACCAGCCTGATGTGGTCTTTGCCGCCGACAAAATCATTTTCCCGGGGCAGGGCGCGATGCCCGACTGTATGGGCGCGCTTAAGCGCAGCGGTTTGGGCGAAGCAGTTTCAGACGGTCTGAAAAACAAACCTTTTTTCGGTATTTGCGTCGGTGCGCAATTATTGTTTGAGCACAGTGAAGAAGGTGATACGCCGGGGCTGGGCTGGTTTGAAGGCGAAGTGAAACGCTTTGCCTCCGATATGTCGGATGCGGACGGCAACAAATTGAAAGTGCCGCATATGGGCTGGAACAATGTCCGTCAGAAGCAAAGCCATCCCTTATTTAAAGATATTGATGACAATACCCGCTTTTATTTTGTTCATAGCTATTATTTCTCTCCCAAAGATAGCAATATTATATTAGGAACCAGTGAGTATCCGCACGAATTTGCTTGTATCGTTGGAAAAGAGAACGTATTTGCAACGCAATTCCATACCGAAAAAAGCCATGATGGCGGTTTATTATTGCTACGTAATTTTTTGCATTGGAATGGATAA
- the hisA gene encoding 1-(5-phosphoribosyl)-5-[(5-phosphoribosylamino)methylideneamino]imidazole-4-carboxamide isomerase yields MLLIPAIDLKEGSCVRLKQGLMDQATVFSDKPAETALHWLKQGARRLHLVDLDGAFAGKPKNLEAIREILQAVSHDIPVQLGGGIRDMATIEKYLELGLKDVIIGTAAVKNPEFVREACKAFPGHIIVGLDAKDGMVAIDGWATVTEHHVIDLSKQFEDDGVNSIIYTDIGRDGMMSGVNIDATVKLAEAVNIPVIASGGLTDLDDICALCAVEKSGVAGAITGRAIYEGSIDFAEAQKLADTLAQA; encoded by the coding sequence ATGTTACTTATCCCTGCGATCGATTTAAAAGAAGGCAGCTGCGTGCGCCTGAAGCAAGGTTTGATGGATCAAGCCACTGTATTTTCCGACAAACCGGCAGAAACGGCACTGCATTGGTTGAAGCAGGGAGCAAGACGTCTGCATTTGGTAGATTTGGACGGTGCTTTTGCCGGCAAACCGAAAAATCTGGAAGCCATCCGGGAAATCCTTCAAGCGGTGTCGCATGATATTCCCGTCCAATTGGGCGGCGGTATCCGCGATATGGCAACCATTGAAAAGTATCTCGAATTAGGTTTGAAAGATGTCATTATCGGTACGGCAGCGGTCAAAAATCCCGAATTTGTACGCGAAGCCTGCAAGGCGTTTCCGGGGCATATTATTGTGGGTTTGGATGCGAAAGACGGCATGGTAGCGATTGACGGTTGGGCAACGGTAACCGAACATCACGTTATCGATTTGAGCAAGCAGTTTGAAGATGACGGCGTAAACAGCATCATCTATACCGATATCGGCCGCGACGGCATGATGAGCGGCGTCAACATCGATGCGACCGTTAAGTTGGCGGAAGCGGTTAACATTCCGGTGATTGCTTCAGGCGGCCTTACTGATTTGGACGACATTTGTGCTTTATGTGCCGTAGAAAAAAGCGGTGTGGCCGGCGCGATTACCGGACGTGCTATCTATGAAGGCAGCATTGATTTTGCCGAAGCGCAAAAATTGGCCGATACTTTGGCTCAAGCATAA
- the hisF gene encoding imidazole glycerol phosphate synthase subunit HisF, which yields MALAKRIIPCLDVDNGRVVKGVNFVGLRDAGNPVDVAKRYNDEGADELTFLDITASSDNRDTILHVIEEVASQVFIPLTVGGGVRSVADVRRLLNAGADKASINTAAVTNPDLVNEASSFFGSQAIVVAIDAKAVNPENTRWEVFTHGGRKATGIDAVEWAQNMQARGAGEILLTSMDRDGTKIGFNLPLTRAISEAVDIPVIASGGVGNVQHLIDGVKEGKADAVLAASIFHFGEVSIREAKEAMRAAGIEVRL from the coding sequence ATGGCTTTAGCAAAACGCATTATCCCCTGTTTGGACGTGGACAACGGCCGCGTTGTCAAAGGTGTCAACTTCGTCGGCTTGCGCGATGCCGGCAATCCGGTTGACGTAGCCAAACGCTACAACGACGAAGGTGCCGACGAGCTGACCTTTCTCGACATCACCGCTTCTTCCGACAACCGCGACACCATTCTGCATGTGATTGAAGAAGTCGCCTCGCAAGTGTTTATCCCGCTTACCGTCGGCGGCGGCGTGCGCTCCGTAGCTGATGTGCGCCGCCTGCTCAATGCGGGTGCCGACAAAGCCAGCATCAACACCGCCGCCGTAACCAACCCCGATTTGGTGAACGAAGCCAGCAGCTTTTTCGGTTCGCAAGCGATTGTGGTGGCGATTGATGCCAAAGCCGTCAATCCCGAAAACACCCGCTGGGAAGTATTTACCCACGGCGGACGCAAAGCCACGGGCATTGATGCGGTCGAATGGGCGCAAAACATGCAGGCGCGCGGCGCAGGTGAAATTCTGCTTACCAGCATGGACAGAGACGGCACCAAAATCGGCTTCAACCTGCCGCTTACCCGCGCCATCAGCGAAGCGGTGGATATTCCCGTTATCGCCTCAGGCGGCGTGGGTAATGTGCAGCATCTGATTGACGGCGTGAAAGAAGGCAAAGCCGATGCCGTGCTGGCCGCCAGCATTTTCCATTTCGGCGAAGTGAGCATCCGCGAAGCCAAAGAAGCCATGCGCGCAGCGGGTATCGAAGTGCGTTTGTAA